A section of the Amblyomma americanum isolate KBUSLIRL-KWMA chromosome 2, ASM5285725v1, whole genome shotgun sequence genome encodes:
- the LOC144118724 gene encoding uncharacterized protein LOC144118724 has protein sequence MRIKGLSWKDVEEADKARARRKKAAAYAAFLMLSGLLCFLLVRAYQRYQELTADETTSPSSEFFVSTDKPGVLNSTHEWLDARPVGHNETASNSSSSGHDSRSRSGSGRGSDVDWDSGSDPEEETPREDQDGLDAHGSTSAPPPSTRSRSRYSTTSTTNASASANLTEPDLDYS, from the exons ATGCGCATCAAGGGCCTCTCCTGGAAGGACGTGGAGGAGGCCGACAAGGCCCGGGCGCGCAGGAAGAAGGCGGCCGCCTACGCGGCCTTCCTCATGCTCAGCGGGCTCCTCTGCTTCCTCTTGGTCAGGGCATACC agcgTTACCAGGAGCTGA CTGCCGACGAGACGACGAGTCCGTCGAGCGAGTTCTTCGTGTCGACGGACAAGCCCGGCGTGCTTAACTCGACCCACGAGTGGCTGGACGCGCGGCCCGTCGGACACAACGAGACAGCCAGCAACAGTTCCAGTTCCGGCCACGACTCCAGGAGCAGGTCCGGTTCTGGCCGTGGCTCGGACGTCGACTGGGACTCCGGATCTGACCCTGAGGAGGAAACCCCACGTGAGGACCAAGATGGGCTTGACGCTCATGGAAGCACGTCTGCTCCTCCTCCGTCGACCAGGAGCCGCTCGCGTTACTCAACGACTTCGACGACGAACGCGAGTGCTTCGGCGAACTTGACTGAGCCCGACTTGGACTATAGTTAA